In one Haloplanus salinus genomic region, the following are encoded:
- a CDS encoding SipW-dependent-type signal peptide-containing protein, with product MTKLTLTRRRLLAGLGTVGVASAGAGLGTTAYFSDQETFENNRFTAGEFDLVLDWQVTYTGPDGFEYVTASPDEYRNDPDDPTQLAANPDFFNPFVEDSDGVRDPIFTRNELSAMRDGVDYDELDADRQATVESRFRSQFADVPQDLDGPILDLDDVKPGDSGAVSFSLHLFDNPGYVWLNGGLVEARENGHTEPEASDPDTTGAPDEVTTNLDNGVELLDEIRVTVWYDTDGDGEIDAGDPVLLGGNADPTANPTLRQLLALLSTGNGIPLAGDADTGADAAGRACFENSATYYVGFRWELPVDHANRIQSDGVTFDVGFYAEQCRHNDGSGMGAALTVRNAAAIPLGGSTASDSGGSTPSALGFDVENGLGESVSLTSVTVAPADPSLTLLSDDVADPGSRFGYEVYVDASTPGYTDVAGGVGLPGTIAFGSDGYNDGADQEPILTPGGVADVTLTGFRDAGGTGIDVSGRTVTITLTYRGETSGTTGTEVVTVVG from the coding sequence ATGACAAAACTCACACTCACCCGCCGACGCCTGCTCGCCGGTCTCGGCACCGTCGGCGTCGCCTCCGCCGGCGCCGGTCTCGGCACGACTGCGTACTTCAGCGACCAGGAGACGTTCGAGAACAATCGGTTTACCGCCGGCGAGTTCGACCTCGTGCTCGACTGGCAGGTGACTTACACCGGGCCGGACGGCTTCGAGTACGTCACCGCGTCGCCGGACGAGTATCGGAACGACCCCGACGACCCGACGCAACTGGCCGCGAACCCGGACTTCTTCAACCCGTTCGTCGAGGACTCCGACGGCGTTCGCGATCCGATATTCACGCGGAACGAACTCTCGGCGATGCGCGACGGCGTCGACTACGACGAACTCGACGCGGACCGGCAGGCGACGGTCGAGTCCCGATTCCGCTCGCAGTTCGCGGACGTCCCACAGGACCTCGACGGACCGATCCTCGACCTCGACGACGTCAAGCCCGGCGACAGCGGGGCCGTCTCCTTCAGCCTCCACCTGTTCGACAACCCCGGGTACGTCTGGCTGAACGGCGGGCTGGTCGAGGCCCGCGAGAACGGTCACACCGAGCCCGAGGCGAGCGACCCCGACACCACGGGCGCCCCCGACGAGGTGACGACGAACCTCGACAACGGCGTGGAACTCCTGGACGAGATTCGGGTCACGGTCTGGTACGACACCGACGGCGACGGCGAAATCGACGCCGGCGACCCCGTCCTGCTCGGCGGCAACGCCGACCCGACGGCGAACCCGACGCTCCGGCAGCTGCTCGCGCTCCTGTCGACGGGCAACGGGATTCCGCTCGCCGGCGACGCGGACACCGGGGCGGACGCCGCTGGCCGCGCCTGCTTCGAGAACTCGGCGACGTATTACGTCGGGTTCCGGTGGGAGCTCCCCGTCGACCACGCGAACCGGATCCAGTCCGACGGCGTCACCTTCGATGTGGGCTTCTACGCCGAGCAGTGCCGCCACAACGACGGTAGCGGCATGGGCGCGGCGCTGACGGTCCGGAACGCGGCGGCGATCCCGCTCGGCGGCTCGACGGCGTCGGATTCGGGTGGATCGACCCCCAGTGCCCTCGGATTCGACGTGGAGAACGGTCTCGGCGAGTCCGTCTCGCTGACGAGCGTCACCGTCGCGCCCGCCGATCCGTCGCTCACGCTGTTGAGCGACGACGTGGCCGATCCGGGGAGTCGGTTCGGGTACGAGGTGTACGTCGACGCCTCGACGCCCGGCTACACGGACGTCGCCGGCGGGGTCGGGCTTCCCGGCACCATCGCCTTCGGGAGCGACGGCTACAACGACGGGGCGGACCAGGAACCGATCCTGACACCCGGCGGAGTCGCCGACGTCACGCTGACCGGATTCCGCGACGCGGGCGGCACGGGCATCGACGTGAGCGGCCGGACGGTTACGATCACGCTCACCTACCGCGGGGAGACGAGCGGCACGACTGGAACGGAGGTCGTGACGGTCGTCGGGTGA
- a CDS encoding vWA domain-containing protein, with product MTNDRQFSISRRKVLAGLGTIGVASAGAGLGTTAYFSDQETFQNNQLTAGTLDVLVDWEEHYYDGSAGRDLVELVPEDEIDILDDSQYILPAVDNPDARAVAVRFLGEGTFQENKDAFWDATAIEALPDSDGDGLQDEFDDSQVCSGEAGLTNVGNADAETREEGLYAPNRTSNDVTSPGDPLINLDDVKPGDFGEVTFSFHLCDNPGYVWLNGALNEEFTGEGVLTEPERNDPDETEGVVELLDEMQVRIWYDPDCDNQVERRGEVDIMLAIDTSGSITGDEQTDLEDGIAAFVDALPTGGSARVGAVGFGGGSVTGLSGLVDPGNFSLPSISYGGNTPLPAGLDIADQVLDDQGRADALPVVVVISDGGPNYEGDTTKTYEASVGGVDYTAPRTDPGFSADDNTAGYDSGTTNSAVDAAEQDETAAVADLIKAGADGSRIAVLNVGDNPNADLGDGTDLSVYLEDEIASAGFYNETPISNFVDVADDIAAEVVVQEEVFLNDSLRVALTALAGNEGRGVPLDGDRSTTFDELADPESDPDRDPFTGAGVTHCVGFQWWLPVNHANQIQGDTVGFDIGFYAEQSRHNTGSGMIPEDESVDAGG from the coding sequence ATGACCAACGACCGACAATTTAGCATCTCGCGGCGAAAGGTACTCGCCGGACTCGGAACCATCGGCGTCGCCTCCGCGGGGGCGGGCCTCGGCACGACTGCGTACTTCTCGGACCAGGAGACGTTCCAGAACAACCAGCTGACCGCCGGCACGCTCGACGTGCTCGTCGACTGGGAGGAACACTACTACGACGGCTCGGCGGGTCGTGACCTCGTCGAACTCGTCCCCGAGGACGAGATCGACATCCTCGACGATAGCCAGTACATCCTCCCCGCGGTCGACAACCCCGACGCCCGCGCGGTGGCGGTCCGGTTCCTGGGCGAGGGCACCTTCCAGGAGAACAAGGACGCCTTCTGGGACGCCACCGCCATCGAGGCGCTTCCGGACTCGGACGGCGACGGGCTTCAGGACGAGTTCGACGACTCGCAGGTCTGCAGCGGCGAGGCCGGCCTGACCAACGTGGGCAACGCGGACGCCGAAACCCGCGAGGAAGGCCTCTACGCACCTAACCGGACGAGCAACGACGTGACCAGTCCGGGCGACCCGCTGATCAACCTCGACGACGTCAAGCCCGGCGACTTCGGCGAGGTGACGTTCTCGTTCCACCTCTGTGACAACCCCGGCTACGTCTGGCTGAACGGCGCGCTGAACGAGGAGTTCACGGGCGAGGGCGTGCTCACCGAACCCGAGCGCAACGACCCCGACGAGACGGAGGGCGTCGTCGAACTGCTCGACGAGATGCAGGTCCGGATCTGGTACGACCCGGACTGTGACAACCAGGTCGAGCGCCGTGGCGAGGTCGACATCATGCTCGCCATCGACACCTCGGGCTCGATCACGGGCGACGAGCAGACCGACCTCGAGGACGGTATCGCCGCGTTCGTCGACGCCCTCCCGACGGGTGGCTCCGCGCGGGTTGGCGCCGTCGGCTTCGGCGGCGGCAGCGTGACCGGTCTCTCCGGGCTGGTCGACCCCGGGAACTTCAGCCTCCCGAGCATCAGCTACGGCGGCAACACACCCCTGCCTGCGGGCCTCGACATCGCGGACCAGGTGCTCGACGACCAGGGTCGCGCCGACGCGCTGCCCGTCGTCGTGGTGATCTCCGACGGCGGCCCCAACTACGAGGGCGACACGACAAAGACCTACGAGGCCAGCGTGGGCGGCGTCGACTACACGGCCCCGCGGACGGACCCGGGCTTCTCGGCCGACGACAACACGGCCGGCTACGACAGCGGCACCACCAACTCGGCGGTCGACGCCGCCGAGCAGGACGAGACCGCCGCGGTCGCGGACCTTATCAAGGCCGGGGCGGACGGCTCCCGGATCGCGGTCCTGAACGTCGGCGACAATCCGAACGCCGACCTCGGTGACGGCACGGACCTGAGCGTCTACCTCGAGGACGAGATCGCGAGCGCGGGCTTCTACAACGAGACGCCCATCAGCAACTTCGTCGACGTGGCCGACGACATCGCCGCCGAGGTCGTCGTCCAGGAGGAGGTCTTCCTCAACGACAGCCTCCGGGTGGCGCTGACCGCACTCGCCGGCAACGAGGGTCGCGGCGTGCCCCTCGACGGCGACCGCTCGACGACCTTCGACGAGCTGGCCGACCCGGAGAGCGATCCAGACCGCGATCCGTTCACGGGCGCGGGCGTCACCCACTGTGTCGGCTTCCAGTGGTGGCTTCCGGTCAACCACGCGAACCAGATCCAGGGCGACACGGTCGGCTTCGACATCGGCTTCTACGCCGAGCAGTCCCGGCACAACACCGGCTCCGGGATGATCCCCGAGGACGAGTCGGTCGACGCAGGGGGCTGA
- a CDS encoding DUF7344 domain-containing protein yields MSQQVTRRSMTECQIHGLLANERRRAVIERLDASTGTVTVRDLSTAIAETETGRSPPPARVRESVYTSLHQTHLPKLHAVGVVEYDRERSLVHIRPAVRQIDRHMDVVNGLGITWGEYYRGLGVFGLTLVIGSLAGLPVFGAVDPLLPTSGTLALFAVSGAVQLWDDRWRVRRTVGRLLRLRIGTGRWAIPMPEWRVENDRDADRRRP; encoded by the coding sequence ATGAGTCAGCAGGTTACGCGACGGTCGATGACGGAGTGTCAGATTCACGGCCTGCTCGCCAACGAGCGCCGGCGGGCGGTGATCGAACGGCTCGACGCCTCGACCGGTACCGTCACCGTGCGCGACCTGTCGACGGCCATCGCGGAGACGGAGACGGGACGGTCGCCGCCGCCGGCGCGCGTCCGCGAGAGCGTCTACACCTCGCTCCACCAGACCCACCTCCCCAAGCTGCACGCGGTGGGCGTCGTCGAGTACGACCGCGAGCGAAGCTTGGTTCACATCCGCCCCGCCGTTCGACAGATCGACCGCCACATGGACGTGGTGAACGGCCTGGGGATCACCTGGGGCGAGTACTACCGGGGGCTCGGGGTGTTCGGTCTCACGCTGGTGATCGGCTCGCTGGCCGGCCTGCCGGTCTTCGGCGCCGTCGATCCGCTGCTCCCTACGAGCGGCACGCTCGCACTCTTCGCCGTCTCCGGCGCCGTCCAACTCTGGGACGACCGCTGGCGCGTCCGTCGAACGGTCGGCCGGCTGCTCCGTCTGCGAATCGGAACCGGCAGGTGGGCCATACCTATGCCCGAATGGCGCGTCGAGAACGACCGGGACGCCGACCGACGGCGGCCGTAA
- a CDS encoding RsmB/NOP family class I SAM-dependent RNA methyltransferase, translating into MTPLERYESLVDDPDAFRAACDRPLPSAVRVNTIKSTVERVHAALDAEGVAHEPTDWHPGVLRLTDDSPGHNWPHAHGWLHGQEEVSNLPALILDPRPDDRVWDACAAPGSKTTQLAALMQDSGLLVGNDNNLGRLSALRHNAERLGVTNLVVTNQDARNFSLKPLGAGHEGGVSAFDRVLVDAPCSCEGTIRKNPDAFDTWSLDHVHSVAGVQKGILRRAVQATRPGGVVVYSTCTFAPEENEAVLDHVLDAEDCRLVDFDAPLDGVPGVTEWEGEEFDPSVEKALRIYPHHNDTGGFFCAKMAVGG; encoded by the coding sequence ATGACTCCGCTGGAGCGGTACGAATCGCTCGTCGACGACCCCGACGCCTTCCGGGCAGCCTGTGACCGTCCCCTGCCGTCGGCCGTCCGCGTCAACACGATCAAATCGACCGTCGAGCGGGTGCACGCGGCCCTCGACGCCGAGGGCGTCGCCCACGAACCGACCGACTGGCATCCGGGCGTCCTCCGGCTGACCGACGATTCGCCCGGCCACAACTGGCCCCACGCCCACGGCTGGCTGCACGGTCAGGAAGAGGTGTCGAACTTGCCCGCCCTGATTCTGGATCCCCGGCCCGACGACCGAGTGTGGGACGCCTGCGCCGCGCCGGGCAGCAAGACCACCCAGCTCGCGGCGCTCATGCAGGATTCGGGGCTCCTGGTCGGCAACGACAACAACCTCGGTCGCCTCTCCGCGCTCCGGCACAACGCCGAGCGCCTCGGCGTGACGAACCTCGTCGTCACGAACCAGGACGCGCGCAACTTCTCGCTGAAGCCGCTGGGAGCGGGGCACGAGGGCGGCGTCAGTGCCTTCGACCGCGTCCTCGTCGACGCCCCGTGTTCCTGCGAAGGGACGATCCGCAAGAACCCCGACGCCTTCGACACGTGGAGCCTGGATCACGTCCACAGCGTCGCCGGCGTCCAGAAGGGAATCCTCCGGCGGGCGGTCCAGGCTACCCGTCCCGGTGGGGTCGTCGTCTACTCCACGTGTACCTTCGCGCCCGAGGAGAACGAGGCGGTGCTAGATCACGTCCTCGACGCGGAGGACTGTCGCCTCGTCGACTTCGACGCGCCCCTCGACGGCGTCCCCGGCGTCACCGAGTGGGAGGGCGAGGAGTTCGATCCGAGCGTCGAGAAGGCACTGCGGATCTACCCGCACCACAACGACACGGGCGGCTTCTTTTGTGCGAAGATGGCGGTGGGCGGATGA
- a CDS encoding DUF7122 family protein, with product MTGNDGQRFDRLPATAADREVTGRASRAEVIEWWVDRFGLPADAFDDYTFWEKGAGKIWIFAADLPSPTDVEGLGMTFLRTRQEHWKPTTNAVQRFGRAATRNVIELGEADARRFLAGEDRKPDWDGDWGYLIVAHELAGDVEPIGVGLYVHGELRSVIPKGRRASLPARE from the coding sequence ATGACCGGCAACGACGGCCAGCGATTCGACCGCCTGCCCGCCACCGCGGCCGACCGTGAGGTGACGGGGCGGGCGAGTCGCGCCGAGGTGATCGAGTGGTGGGTCGACCGCTTCGGCCTGCCGGCGGACGCCTTCGACGACTACACGTTCTGGGAGAAAGGCGCCGGCAAAATCTGGATCTTCGCCGCCGACCTCCCTTCTCCGACCGACGTGGAGGGGCTGGGCATGACGTTCCTGCGAACGCGACAGGAACACTGGAAGCCGACGACGAACGCCGTCCAGCGGTTCGGGCGCGCGGCGACGCGGAACGTGATCGAACTCGGCGAAGCCGATGCCCGACGGTTCCTCGCCGGCGAGGACCGCAAACCGGACTGGGACGGGGACTGGGGCTACCTGATCGTCGCCCACGAACTCGCGGGCGACGTCGAACCCATCGGCGTCGGCCTGTACGTCCACGGCGAGTTGCGGTCGGTGATTCCGAAAGGGCGGCGGGCGTCGCTGCCGGCGCGGGAGTGA
- a CDS encoding ABC transporter ATP-binding protein, producing MTTIELDTVRKEFGDDIVAVEDVSLTIEDGELVVLVGPSGSGKSTTLRMIAGLEAPTAGDILIDDLRVNDVQPQNRDIAMVFQSFALYPHRTVRGNISFPLEARDVPKTERADRVEEAAAMLDITELLDRKPANLSGGQQQRVALGRALVRDPQAFLMDEPLANLDAKLRKEMRTEVVRLQQNLGVTMVHVTHNQEEAMTMGDRVAVMNEGQIQQLAPPKEVYRRPANRFVAEFIGSPSMNLLSGSLADGTFRADSVDVSVRVPGDLADASTADPLTLGIRPESVQIVDSAGDYAFEATVDVVELMGNVQIVHIDLDGAEFLAEVDPDLVVEQGDSLLVRLPPEKIDLFDGVTAESPRIERAAEHGRSVDGPVAPEK from the coding sequence ATGACTACGATCGAACTCGATACGGTACGCAAGGAGTTCGGCGACGACATCGTCGCCGTCGAAGACGTCTCCCTGACCATTGAGGACGGCGAACTCGTCGTTCTCGTCGGTCCATCGGGGTCCGGGAAGTCGACGACGCTTCGGATGATCGCTGGGCTCGAAGCCCCGACCGCCGGTGACATCCTGATCGATGACCTGCGCGTCAACGACGTCCAGCCGCAGAACCGCGACATCGCGATGGTGTTCCAGTCGTTCGCGCTCTACCCGCACCGAACCGTCCGGGGGAACATCTCGTTCCCGCTGGAGGCTCGAGACGTCCCCAAAACGGAGCGGGCGGACCGCGTCGAGGAGGCGGCGGCCATGCTGGACATCACCGAACTGCTCGACCGGAAGCCGGCGAACCTCTCGGGCGGCCAGCAGCAGCGCGTCGCGCTCGGCCGCGCGCTCGTCCGCGATCCGCAGGCCTTCCTCATGGACGAGCCGCTGGCGAACCTCGACGCGAAACTCCGGAAGGAGATGCGGACGGAGGTGGTCCGACTCCAGCAGAACCTCGGCGTGACGATGGTCCACGTCACACACAACCAAGAGGAGGCGATGACGATGGGCGACCGCGTGGCGGTGATGAACGAGGGCCAGATTCAGCAACTCGCCCCGCCGAAGGAGGTGTACCGGCGGCCAGCCAACCGGTTCGTCGCCGAGTTCATCGGCAGTCCGAGCATGAACCTGCTCTCCGGCTCGCTCGCGGACGGTACCTTCCGTGCCGACTCGGTGGACGTGTCGGTTCGTGTCCCCGGCGACCTCGCGGACGCCTCGACCGCCGACCCGCTCACCCTCGGCATCCGGCCCGAGAGCGTCCAGATCGTCGACTCGGCCGGCGACTACGCGTTCGAGGCGACAGTCGACGTGGTTGAGTTGATGGGTAACGTTCAGATCGTCCACATCGACCTCGACGGGGCCGAGTTCCTCGCCGAAGTCGACCCCGACCTCGTGGTCGAACAGGGTGACTCCCTTCTCGTTCGGCTCCCGCCCGAGAAGATCGATCTCTTCGATGGCGTCACCGCGGAGAGTCCCCGGATCGAGCGGGCGGCCGAACACGGCCGCTCCGTCGACGGTCCCGTCGCGCCGGAGAAGTAA
- a CDS encoding carbohydrate ABC transporter permease, translated as MSVVEWTRHRLTGTTDEPVSLRGAFRTIGVTSFVSVMLVATLFPLYWTVNTSFKPAPETQTFPPTFTPETFTISPYVDILTGAGSSVLVNSVVVSVGATVLAMVIGVPAGYAYARNPGKVGGKHLAFWILSLRMFPPIAPILPLFFMFRQVGMIDTYPTMMLLYLTFNVPLVVWLMRSFFQDIPQAVEEAAIMDGYSRLEAFFKVSLPLVSPGIVTTTLLVWIFSWNEFQFALVFTRNAAQTYPVIIPALVGGHATLWNQVAALSVMAMIPIIIISLLMQKRLVRGLTLGAVKG; from the coding sequence ATGAGTGTCGTCGAATGGACCCGCCACCGCCTGACGGGCACGACGGACGAACCCGTGTCGTTGCGGGGCGCCTTCCGTACTATCGGCGTCACCTCGTTCGTCAGCGTCATGCTCGTCGCGACGCTCTTCCCGCTGTACTGGACGGTGAACACGTCGTTCAAGCCCGCCCCCGAGACTCAGACGTTTCCACCGACGTTCACCCCCGAAACGTTCACCATTTCGCCCTACGTCGACATCCTCACCGGCGCGGGGTCGTCGGTGCTCGTCAACAGCGTCGTCGTCAGCGTCGGGGCGACGGTGCTCGCGATGGTCATCGGCGTGCCCGCGGGATACGCCTACGCGCGCAACCCGGGCAAGGTCGGAGGGAAACACCTCGCTTTCTGGATCCTCTCGCTCCGGATGTTCCCGCCCATTGCGCCGATCCTGCCCCTATTTTTCATGTTCCGACAGGTCGGCATGATCGATACGTATCCGACGATGATGCTGCTGTACCTGACGTTCAACGTCCCGCTCGTCGTTTGGCTGATGCGCAGTTTCTTCCAAGACATTCCCCAGGCCGTCGAGGAAGCGGCGATCATGGACGGCTACTCGCGGCTCGAAGCGTTCTTCAAGGTGTCGCTCCCGCTGGTTTCGCCGGGCATCGTGACGACGACGCTGCTGGTCTGGATCTTCTCGTGGAACGAATTCCAGTTCGCGCTCGTGTTCACCCGCAACGCCGCCCAGACCTACCCGGTGATCATCCCGGCGTTGGTCGGCGGCCACGCGACCCTGTGGAACCAGGTTGCGGCGCTGTCGGTCATGGCGATGATCCCGATCATCATCATCTCGCTACTGATGCAAAAGCGGCTCGTGCGTGGGCTCACCCTCGGGGCGGTGAAAGGATGA
- a CDS encoding carbohydrate ABC transporter permease yields the protein MASSTDDTQTHRSTGFSSYVRNEHLEYWFAIPALLILLALVIFPMVWSLWTSFTDLNLTIATSNGAFVGLENYETLLTSDRFWTSIRNTAYYVGLGVTIEFTLGFAIALFMANYTRGRVTTVLFTLLLLPMMMAPIVAGLIWRLLFQESFGPINYLLASLGVGQPAWLSSTAMSLNSVLIADVWQWTPFMILILYTGRLSISEDLYEAARIDGADRWFTFRHVTLPQMKGVVAIAILLRAMDAFKFFDKMFVMTGGGPGTSSELGTYYNYLLGFDSFSMGEATAMSWLLLLFAVVLANVFLSVLERGEGGDRVV from the coding sequence ATGGCCTCATCTACCGACGACACGCAAACACACCGTTCAACGGGTTTCAGTAGCTACGTCCGCAACGAACATCTTGAGTACTGGTTCGCGATTCCGGCGCTACTCATCCTGCTCGCGCTGGTGATCTTCCCGATGGTTTGGTCGCTATGGACCAGTTTCACCGATCTGAACCTTACGATCGCGACGAGCAACGGTGCGTTCGTGGGTCTGGAGAACTACGAGACTCTCCTGACGAGCGACCGGTTCTGGACCTCGATTCGGAACACGGCCTACTACGTCGGCCTCGGTGTCACCATCGAGTTCACGCTCGGGTTCGCCATCGCGTTGTTCATGGCTAACTACACGCGCGGCCGAGTGACGACAGTGCTGTTTACGCTCCTCTTGCTGCCGATGATGATGGCCCCCATCGTCGCCGGTCTCATCTGGCGCCTCCTCTTTCAGGAGTCGTTCGGTCCGATCAACTACCTGCTCGCGTCGCTCGGCGTCGGACAGCCAGCGTGGCTGTCCTCGACGGCGATGTCCCTGAACAGCGTTCTCATCGCCGATGTCTGGCAGTGGACGCCGTTCATGATTCTCATCCTCTATACGGGCCGACTCTCGATCAGCGAGGACCTCTACGAGGCCGCGAGAATCGACGGTGCCGACCGCTGGTTCACCTTCCGGCACGTCACGCTCCCGCAGATGAAGGGTGTCGTCGCCATCGCCATCCTGCTTCGAGCGATGGACGCGTTCAAGTTCTTCGACAAGATGTTCGTCATGACCGGCGGCGGTCCCGGCACCTCGTCGGAGCTTGGCACGTACTACAACTACCTGCTCGGGTTCGACTCCTTCTCGATGGGCGAGGCCACCGCGATGAGTTGGCTGCTCCTGCTGTTCGCCGTCGTCCTCGCGAACGTGTTCCTCTCCGTCCTCGAGCGGGGCGAAGGAGGTGACCGCGTCGTATGA
- a CDS encoding ABC transporter substrate-binding protein, protein MSDSLKQADGISRRRFVHGMSAASVAAAAGLSGCVGGGGGGGGGGDASMSIPDDPDAVVDGASITLAIDEGHNTNPFKWFSDAIQEDTGVELGEINGFGFTNLFSKLMTEFTSNSGAFDLVSFYPQYLGTFAANGHLQPLDDMMGIDGWDPQFDDMLKPFRQMYTQWGGNTYALPIDGDVLMLVYRRDLFEQHDIEVPETWAEFNEVARYFTEETDDIEHGVATYGKRGFSYGWFLTRFGGLGGKYFDEEMNPQINTEAGRRALESWRETIQYAPDDTASYGYPELRDSFTGGNAAMVVQWTDVPKKAAASEATAGKWGGAPVPGWEDGRAASAMPVGRVLGVPSGSSDEQKLAAYRFAQTFTLPKFSTHMVSDPGCGEDPFRTSQLSNPEAFTQPNPLRDAPGESVAFNGMESAEQYTSAVEATLEQGYPVPYWPGSQDYINALDIEISRFVSGETGVEETLENVETEWESIVEDLGREQQQEYYSNVIDAWKNAGIWE, encoded by the coding sequence ATGAGTGATTCTCTCAAACAAGCCGACGGAATCAGCCGTCGCCGGTTCGTCCACGGGATGAGTGCAGCAAGCGTCGCGGCGGCGGCCGGCCTGTCCGGTTGTGTCGGCGGGGGCGGGGGCGGCGGCGGTGGTGGCGACGCTAGCATGAGCATTCCGGACGATCCCGACGCAGTGGTCGACGGGGCGTCTATCACGCTCGCCATCGACGAGGGACACAACACGAACCCCTTCAAGTGGTTCAGCGACGCCATCCAGGAGGACACGGGTGTCGAACTCGGTGAGATCAACGGCTTCGGGTTTACGAACCTGTTCTCCAAGTTGATGACGGAGTTCACGAGCAACTCCGGCGCGTTCGACCTCGTGAGTTTCTACCCGCAGTATCTCGGCACCTTCGCCGCCAACGGGCACCTCCAGCCCCTGGACGACATGATGGGGATCGACGGCTGGGATCCCCAGTTCGACGACATGCTCAAACCGTTCCGGCAGATGTACACCCAGTGGGGCGGCAACACGTACGCGCTCCCTATCGACGGCGACGTGTTGATGCTCGTGTACCGACGGGACCTCTTCGAACAACACGATATCGAGGTCCCCGAGACCTGGGCGGAGTTCAACGAAGTCGCGCGGTACTTCACCGAGGAGACCGACGACATCGAACACGGCGTCGCGACCTACGGGAAGCGCGGATTCTCCTACGGGTGGTTCCTCACCCGCTTCGGCGGCCTGGGCGGGAAGTACTTCGACGAGGAGATGAACCCGCAGATCAACACCGAAGCGGGGCGACGCGCCCTGGAATCGTGGCGGGAGACGATCCAGTACGCGCCCGACGACACAGCGAGTTACGGCTACCCAGAACTTCGGGACTCGTTCACCGGCGGCAACGCGGCGATGGTCGTCCAGTGGACCGACGTGCCCAAGAAGGCCGCCGCCTCGGAGGCCACCGCAGGCAAGTGGGGTGGTGCGCCGGTTCCGGGGTGGGAGGACGGCCGTGCCGCCAGCGCGATGCCGGTCGGCCGCGTCCTCGGCGTCCCGTCCGGCTCCAGCGACGAGCAGAAACTCGCCGCCTACCGGTTCGCACAGACGTTCACGCTGCCGAAGTTCAGCACCCACATGGTCTCCGACCCCGGCTGTGGCGAGGACCCGTTCCGTACCTCCCAGCTCTCCAACCCGGAGGCGTTCACCCAGCCGAACCCGCTCCGCGACGCCCCGGGGGAGTCCGTGGCGTTCAACGGCATGGAGAGCGCGGAGCAGTACACTTCGGCCGTGGAGGCGACGCTCGAACAGGGGTACCCAGTGCCGTACTGGCCCGGGTCGCAGGACTACATCAACGCCCTCGACATCGAAATCTCACGGTTCGTTAGCGGCGAGACCGGTGTCGAGGAAACCCTCGAGAACGTCGAAACCGAGTGGGAGAGCATCGTCGAGGACCTGGGTCGTGAACAGCAACAGGAGTACTACTCCAACGTCATCGACGCCTGGAAGAACGCGGGTATCTGGGAGTGA
- a CDS encoding SDR family oxidoreductase, whose product MSPTALSTVGESGVVTGAGRGIGRRIAASLVEAGVDVAVNDIDDDALAEAERELDGADDDVNVTAVRPGSVAGSRLDAVIEGRAASQGRPVEDIEAEFRSASPMDEFVTAEDVADAVLVLCSERSRRMTGQDLNVTAGIVMHWSDPPNPGDARLTDHH is encoded by the coding sequence ATGTCACCCACGGCTCTCTCCACCGTCGGGGAGTCGGGAGTCGTGACGGGAGCCGGTCGGGGCATCGGTCGACGGATCGCCGCATCGCTCGTCGAGGCCGGTGTCGACGTCGCGGTAAACGATATCGACGACGACGCGCTCGCCGAGGCGGAGCGCGAACTCGACGGTGCCGACGACGACGTCAACGTCACCGCGGTCCGTCCGGGGAGCGTCGCCGGCTCGCGACTCGACGCCGTCATCGAGGGACGGGCCGCTTCTCAGGGTCGACCCGTCGAGGACATCGAGGCCGAGTTCCGGTCGGCCTCGCCGATGGACGAGTTCGTCACCGCCGAGGACGTCGCCGACGCCGTACTCGTGCTGTGTTCCGAGCGGAGCCGGCGCATGACCGGGCAGGACCTCAACGTCACGGCCGGCATCGTCATGCACTGGTCGGATCCACCCAACCCGGGCGACGCCCGCCTCACCGATCACCATTAA